The window CTCTCCAGAGACTCCATATGTCATCTGGTTCAACCGAAAGCTCGCTCCCGGGGCTCAAGATAGCAGGCCTGATCTCCCTGAGGTCCTGGGCTTGCTCCTTCTCGTGTTTGCTGTGGGTCTCGATTCTGCCGGAGAGTGCATGGGGATAGAGTGAGTAGATAAACTCGGGGTTTTCCAGGCCCTTTAGCTTCTTCTCGCCCATGTCCTTGACTTCAAACCCCTGCCCACTCAAGCTGCGCAGCTCACTCCGGATGGCGGTCGCGAAACTGTCTTCATTGAGGTCAACAGCCGAGCTCGTCGGCTCCTGATAGTGTTCGAGACACCGCTGAATTTCCGCAATGAAGTCAGAAGACACGGCAATCTGTCCGCCATCCGCACAGGCCGAGATACGACTGGCCTTGTTGACCATCGGGCCATAGTAATCCATCCGGCGAGTGACGGGGTCAGGCTCTGAGAGAGGCTCGCCCCAGTGAATGCCCATGCGCACCGACAGACCCTTGAAGATCAGGTTATTATCACGATCGTACACTGGTTGGCAATTGACCGAGTTGTAGAGTTCGGCCGGCCAGTCCAAGTGGAGCAGCTTGCATTGGACGGCAAAGCACCACAAGAGAGCTGACGTAGCAGTTGGGAAGGAGACCATGAAAGCGTCACCTTCTGTCTTGACCTCGAAACCACCAATGGTCCTCAGTTGACGTCGCATAAGCTCATTGTGATTCTTGATGGCCGTCCTCATGGCTTCAGGATACGTTTCCCATAGTTGTGTCGAGTTCTTGATGTCTGTGAAAACAATAGCAATGAGACCTGTGGGAGCAGGCACCTCTGCATCGAGTCGTCCAAGCGTCGAGTCTAGAGGGCCATCCCTTGCCTTTCGGGCTCTCCTCATGCCAGTTGACGAGCCGCCGTCGTCTTGAAGTGAGGCGTAGACTGGCATGCTCTGCCCCTTGTGCTGCCGTGAGCGCTCCCTTCTTGCCTTAAGGTTGGAAACGCCCAGCATCTGGACCGTCATCTTGTTGGAGCACCCATACGCCATGGCCAAATCTCGGACTTTTTGAGCTGCACGCATTGGATCCTGGCGCACCGAACGGGTGACATCGACAAGGACGTCTTTTGGAAGATACTCCCACACTTCTCTGGTTGCAATCAAGATCATCTCATCATGCTCCCCGATCGTATGTCTCTCGATATTTGGTGCCGACTGGACAGCGGGCATCAGGTCCAAATAGCCAAAGGCTCGTGATACCTCCAAAAGATCGTTGAGTCGGCCGTTCCGAGATACCCACCCGCCGGCTTCTCGAATACGCGTGCGCTCGTTGGGGTCGGCAGGATCATGCTTCTTTGTTAACATGACGTGGGTGCTGTCTGATTTGATGATCATTGCTTGTACATCACCAACGTTGGCGACATACAGATCCTGGTTCTGAATGTAGACAATCGTGGCGACACCACCCGAGTTCAGATCCTCTCTGCTGAGGACAAGAGGGGCCGTCGAGCCGCGATGCACCATCAAAGACCTGTCCTCGGTGTGTGTGTTTCCGGCGGCAATGAGGTCCTTGTTAAGTGAGAGGAAGGACCGTCTCAGCGCGTCGGCAGGATTCTCGGTATTCTTCAGGTCCCTCAATTCCTGAGAGAAGATATGCCCAAAGTTCTCTTGGAGATACTTGGCGATCTTAGAGCCACCACTACTGAGCGCCTGGCCATCAAACAAACCCAAAAGAGTTTCCGAATCATTCGAGTTGAAGCGCGGGACAACAAGAtcgatggtggagaggtgttCGTTCTTGCTTCCCAGAGTGTCGGCCATGCCATAGGGCATGTACCCTGCCAAAGAGCCAGACGTTCTTACACGGCGGTCCTCGCTTTGATCAGGCAGTGTAGAGTTGAGAACCGTCACATCCATCAAACCCAAAACTCGAAGATTGGTTAGTCTACCAAAGTCGGTGTATTGCTCGCGATTCTGAGCTGCCGTGGGAACGGAACTTTGCTTGATCTCCAGCCGTCTGTTTCCAGACAAATTGAGGTACCGAAGATTGGGATTAAGATTCCAATTCCAATCGTACGGCACATTGGCGATATTGTATTTGAGAGAGTTGCTGCCACAGTCGAAAacagtgagcttcttggctcGAGAAATGTCGGCAGGCAAATTGGTGAACTTGTTGCCATTGATGTGGAGCGTCTGCAACATGCTGTACTCCTCCAAGTCGTCGGCAGGCAGACTTGCAAGTTCATTCCCTGACAGGTACAGCTCGACCAGTTGTGGCCAGGACTTGATGGAACGTTGTGGCATGTCACTCAAGTCGTTATAGGAAAGATTGAGGACACGAAGATTCTCCAGCATACACAGCTGATCGAAACAGTCATCGTCGAGCTGGTTGTCAGCCATGTATAGGTATCGAAGCGATCCGGCAAAGGTATTAGTTAGTCGCTGTGTATGGCTCGAATCTTTCCTAGAGCTGGCTGTCGGCGTCGCCAGGGCGGTGCTGCTCTGTGTGGTTGATCTGGAGATGACGGAGGTTTTTCGCCCACCCTTCCCGTAAACAGACACCATAGAGCTCTTCCTGTCAGCACCCCCTGGAACGGGAGATGGCCCAACGCTGAGCAGGCTACTCGAAGCCTGACTTGGACGTCTTGAAGGATCGTTGAGCTCCTCGGCGCTTGGTGTCTGAGACAGGGCGCCGGTTGGTGGTCCAATTCTGCCAGTTGGGAAGCTCGTATTGCCATTTGTTTCTccaggaggatggggtgcGCGGGATGCGGGTTTTGGAAAATTCTCCAGCACGTTGGAGGATGCGTTGAGGTAATCCAACTTGTTTGCCCACCACAGCTCCATGGGAAGCTTTCGAATATTGTTGCCCCGAACATCCAGCCGCTTCAATTCGGTCAGGCATCCGATCTCGGGAGGCAACTCACCTACCGAGTTGTGCGCAATGCTGAAGTACTCGAGCCTTCGAAGATTACCAATGTGAGCGGGCAGTGAGACGAAGTAGTTCTTGTCGAGCTCTAATCGTTCCAAGTTGGACATGTTGTGGAACGATTCGTCGATACTTGCAAGCTGGGCGTTGGACAAGTTGAGAGCCTTGAGGGTAGGAACCGGGGCCTTGATCTCAAACTTGGTGATGGGATTCCAATTCAGCTTGATGCTTCTGACCCGTTCAAACGTGCCGCTGAACTGGGAAATGTTGTTGCGGGTGGCCGAAAGAATCTCTAGTTTGGGCAGCTGGGAGATCACGTCAATATTGGAGATGGCGTTGTACTTGATATCCAGCTCACGGAGACTGCGCAAGTTCTTGAAAGACGGGGGCAATGAACCAGAGAGCTCATTGTTGGTAATGACAAGCCTTTCGAGACTCGTCATCTGGCCGACATTATCTGGTAGGCTTTGGATCGTGTTGAAGCTCAGATCGAGATCCACAAGATTTTCCAGCTTGGCCAAGAAGGGAGGGAAGTTATtcaagaggttggaggataTGTTGAGCGTTCGAAGCACAGCAAAAGCTTCAAACTCTCTCGGTAGTTGCTTGAGCTTGTTGTTCGCCAGGTTAAGCTTGAGAAGGCCGGTGAGATTGTGAAGAGCCGCAGATTCCAAGCTCTCCAGACGGTTGTTTGAGGCATCCAACATGGTGAGTCTGCTGGCATATCCGAAGCTCTTGGGCAAAGCTCGAGcctcgttgttgttgaattTGATGTCGCGCAGATTTGGGCACACCGAGATGAAATCTCGCGGGACTTGGAGCGACAAGTTTCTGGACAAGTTGAGAGAGATTATTTCGTTCGCCCTTGGATAGAGTTGAACCGGAATGGCAGACAGGCTGCGGCCTGATAGGTcgatgtggttgtttttcTGGGACCGAAGGAACTCCATTTGATCCATCACTTCATAGCTGTTGTCGGTGAAGGGGTAGAAAAGGAATCGACACAAGTAGCTGTTGTCTTCGCGGCCGATGTCCTCTATCCTGTCACGCTCTTCGAATCCCACTTGTTCCAAGAGCCGTTTTTGTAGCAGCAGTGGACGATCGGTGCTTTGGAGGACTTTGTAGAGATCATGTTTCTTCAAGACCAGCTTGAATTTATCCGGATCCTGCAAGTATGACTTCTTGACAATTTGGTTGATGAGCTCTGAGACGCTCGTCAGGAGTGGCATCTGCAG is drawn from Podospora pseudocomata strain CBS 415.72m chromosome 1 map unlocalized CBS415.72m_1, whole genome shotgun sequence and contains these coding sequences:
- a CDS encoding uncharacterized protein (EggNog:ENOG503NUNK; COG:T), with product MPRNDASSRFSSMTGSSTDSARSNITVKPLPSLPPSASSSSPFAASSNQTSNASRSASHGSRRAAPSRLKTDENGQLSRSFKDSDAQVSPTSTSRLALSPSSITSSNSIREHRMSDLADYRRDLAILDPAGGRTLRTQQNNPSSGSLSQIAPWMAAAPTPASSGPLPTSFFNDSTDNLSLSSQTSPGLRNATARPSQTTTGSTESPETLYFTDERRPSIASITTTASSQGSRASGARGGIRKLQGFFGEEFPGRDSSEISLSHPIVGKEHRSHSYSHARPHRDRNYSNATDHGRDASPASRPRTPVPKPEVVPFLYQEADDIARYGEAPVRDILSGPDRERFVNDSSQQNNPPKTSGSGRSGHSIGVHLTGHHHRHNKSNEDPRSLRPSVSREDSTISVPKDRNGSSTMYGTRSRAQSPAPSTTGSYWGHKSGSTDGQTSPGQPKKSFLGRLGRRLKEKDDAPDLKKLGPASQSSLHSRPSRQELSKADGQFARGADGKYQPDVRDGIRPDLARPANGPQTFNKFSLSKKAPRSKTQDDLDEAIGPTDRQDGGTMFHLDTNLNNMDGILSKPAPLTPMNAHEIFDEVGSGKGSISYPSSNGAWNAPDSWAVLRDDDAGAQLPDTEDIGSPPRPEEKQHNYCIRVFRADGTFATLQMPLLTSVSELINQIVKKSYLQDPDKFKLVLKKHDLYKVLQSTDRPLLLQKRLLEQVGFEERDRIEDIGREDNSYLCRFLFYPFTDNSYEVMDQMEFLRSQKNNHIDLSGRSLSAIPVQLYPRANEIISLNLSRNLSLQVPRDFISVCPNLRDIKFNNNEARALPKSFGYASRLTMLDASNNRLESLESAALHNLTGLLKLNLANNKLKQLPREFEAFAVLRTLNISSNLLNNFPPFLAKLENLVDLDLSFNTIQSLPDNVGQMTSLERLVITNNELSGSLPPSFKNLRSLRELDIKYNAISNIDVISQLPKLEILSATRNNISQFSGTFERVRSIKLNWNPITKFEIKAPVPTLKALNLSNAQLASIDESFHNMSNLERLELDKNYFVSLPAHIGNLRRLEYFSIAHNSVGELPPEIGCLTELKRLDVRGNNIRKLPMELWWANKLDYLNASSNVLENFPKPASRAPHPPGETNGNTSFPTGRIGPPTGALSQTPSAEELNDPSRRPSQASSSLLSVGPSPVPGGADRKSSMVSVYGKGGRKTSVISRSTTQSSTALATPTASSRKDSSHTQRLTNTFAGSLRYLYMADNQLDDDCFDQLCMLENLRVLNLSYNDLSDMPQRSIKSWPQLVELYLSGNELASLPADDLEEYSMLQTLHINGNKFTNLPADISRAKKLTVFDCGSNSLKYNIANVPYDWNWNLNPNLRYLNLSGNRRLEIKQSSVPTAAQNREQYTDFGRLTNLRVLGLMDVTVLNSTLPDQSEDRRVRTSGSLAGYMPYGMADTLGSKNEHLSTIDLVVPRFNSNDSETLLGLFDGQALSSGGSKIAKYLQENFGHIFSQELRDLKNTENPADALRRSFLSLNKDLIAAGNTHTEDRSLMVHRGSTAPLVLSREDLNSGGVATIVYIQNQDLYVANVGDVQAMIIKSDSTHVMLTKKHDPADPNERTRIREAGGWVSRNGRLNDLLEVSRAFGYLDLMPAVQSAPNIERHTIGEHDEMILIATREVWEYLPKDVLVDVTRSVRQDPMRAAQKVRDLAMAYGCSNKMTVQMLGVSNLKARRERSRQHKGQSMPVYASLQDDGGSSTGMRRARKARDGPLDSTLGRLDAEVPAPTGLIAIVFTDIKNSTQLWETYPEAMRTAIKNHNELMRRQLRTIGGFEVKTEGDAFMVSFPTATSALLWCFAVQCKLLHLDWPAELYNSVNCQPVYDRDNNLIFKGLSVRMGIHWGEPLSEPDPVTRRMDYYGPMVNKASRISACADGGQIAVSSDFIAEIQRCLEHYQEPTSSAVDLNEDSFATAIRSELRSLSGQGFEVKDMGEKKLKGLENPEFIYSLYPHALSGRIETHSKHEKEQAQDLREIRPAILSPGSELSVEPDDIWSLWRVALRLEMLCSMLEDNSKALQPPETGLLDRMRQRGGEVSEDFLVNFLDHQVSRIETCINTIYMRHLVSQSSTGSNFGALRGPMDEVLKVVAEQFQLVAEYKARYGDLRA